One genomic window of Hirundo rustica isolate bHirRus1 chromosome 13, bHirRus1.pri.v3, whole genome shotgun sequence includes the following:
- the MEX3B gene encoding RNA-binding protein MEX3B isoform X2, whose product MERNGSGGGGGGGGGGGGETLDDQRALQIALDQLSLLGLDNDETGSIYDNEPRKKSVNMTECVPVPSSEHVAEIVGRQGCKIKALRAKTNTYIKTPVRGEEPLFVVTGRKEDVAMARREIISAAEHFSMIRASRNKNTALNGTVPGPPNLPGQTTIQVRVPYRVVGLVVGPKGATIKRIQQQTHTYIVTPSRDKEPVFEVTGMPENVDRAREEIEAHIAMRTGGIIELTDENDFHANGTDVGFELNGTGSLWSKPTPPSITPTPGRKPFCNYRNDSSSSLGSASTDSYFGGGTGGGGSARLADYSPPSPALSFSHNGNNNNNSANGYVYGGGGGDVLSSPDCCSELPFDSPPGFDLAPAPPPGAALLWPQFERGPAAPPSPAPSPAAAAAFPGAAPANANLALLVSGPRRGAAPPPARLSPPLHGSAAGTEHPLARRVRSDPGGRLLAASYPLYANGLGAHLPGLPSDSSASSSSSSSSSSSSSCSSSGVRRKGSRDCSVCFESEVIAALVPCGHNLFCMECANRICEKTEPQCPVCHSAVTQAIRIFS is encoded by the exons ATGGAGAGGaacgggagcggcggcggcggcggtggtggtggtggtggcggGGGAGAGACCCTGGATGACCAAAGAGCCCTTCAGATCGCCCTGGATCAGCTCTCCTTGCTGGGGCTGGACAACGACGAGACGGGCTCCATTTACGACAACGAGCCTCGGAAAAAGAGCGTGAACATGACTGAATGCGTCCCGGTGCCCAGCTCGGAACATGTCGCTGAGATAGTGGGGAGACAAG GTTGTAAAATCAAAGCTCTGCGGGCAAAGACCAACACCTACATCAAGACCCCGGTTCGCGGGGAGGAGCCGCTCTTTGTTGTGACGGGCAGAAAGGAAGATGTGGCCATGGCCCGCAGGGAGATCATCTCTGCGGCCGAGCACTTCTCCATGATCCGAGCCTCGCGGAACAAGAACACGGCCCTGAACGGCACCGTTCCCGGCCCCCCGAACCTGCCCGGCCAAACCACCATCCAGGTGCGGGTGCCTTATCGCGTGGTGGGCTTGGTCGTGGGGCCTAAGGGGGCCACCATCAAGCGCATCCAGCAACAGACGCACACGTACATCGTGACCCCGAGCCGGGACAAGGAGCCGGTCTTTGAGGTGACCGGCATGCCAGAGAACGTGGACCGGGCCCGGGAGGAGATCGAGGCGCACATCGCCATGCGCACCGGCGGCATCATCGAGCTGACGGACGAGAACGACTTCCACGCCAACGGCACGGACGTGGGCTTCGAGCTGAACGGCACGGGCAGCCTCTGGAGCAAGCCCACGCCGCCCAGCATCACACCCACCCCGGGCCGCAAGCCCTTCTGCAACTACCGCAACGACAGCTCCAGCTCGCTGGGCAGCGCCTCCACCGACTCCTACTTCGGGGGCGGCACCGGGGGGGGCGGCAGCGCCCGCCTGGCCGACTACAGCCCCCCGAGCCCGGCGCTGAGCTTCTCGCACAAcggcaacaacaacaacaacagcgCCAACGGCTACGTGTacggcgggggcggcggcgacGTCCTCTCCTCCCCGGACTGCTGCTCCGAGCTGCCCTTCGACTCGCCGCCCGGCTTCGACCtggcgcccgccccgccgcccggggccgccctCCTCTGGCCGCAGTTcgagcgcggccccgccgctccgcccTCGCCCGCTCCctcgcccgccgccgccgccgccttccCGGGCGCCGCGCCCGCCAATGCCAACCTGGCGCTGCTGGTGAGCGGCCCCCGGCGCggcgccgccccgcccccggcgcgGCTCTCCCCGCCCCTGCACGGCAGCGCGGCCGGCACCGAGCACCCGCTGGCGCGGCGGGTGCGCAGCGACCCCGGCGGGCGGCTGCTGGCCGCCTCCTACCCGCTGTACGCCAACGGGCTGGGCGCCCACCTGCCCGGGCTGCCCTCCGACTCGTCCgcctcgtcctcctcctcctccagctcctcgtccagctcctcctgctcctcctccggCGTGCGGCGGAAGGGCAGCCGCGACTGCTCGGTGTGCTTCGAGAGCGAGGTGATCGCGGCGCTGGTGCCCTGCGGCCACAACCTCTTCTGCATGGAGTGCGCCAACCGCATCTGCGAGAAGACGGAGCCGCAGTGCCCCGTGTGCCACAGCGCCGTCACCCAGGCCATCCGCATCTTCTCCTGA
- the MEX3B gene encoding RNA-binding protein MEX3B isoform X1, producing the protein MPSSLFADMERNGSGGGGGGGGGGGGETLDDQRALQIALDQLSLLGLDNDETGSIYDNEPRKKSVNMTECVPVPSSEHVAEIVGRQGCKIKALRAKTNTYIKTPVRGEEPLFVVTGRKEDVAMARREIISAAEHFSMIRASRNKNTALNGTVPGPPNLPGQTTIQVRVPYRVVGLVVGPKGATIKRIQQQTHTYIVTPSRDKEPVFEVTGMPENVDRAREEIEAHIAMRTGGIIELTDENDFHANGTDVGFELNGTGSLWSKPTPPSITPTPGRKPFCNYRNDSSSSLGSASTDSYFGGGTGGGGSARLADYSPPSPALSFSHNGNNNNNSANGYVYGGGGGDVLSSPDCCSELPFDSPPGFDLAPAPPPGAALLWPQFERGPAAPPSPAPSPAAAAAFPGAAPANANLALLVSGPRRGAAPPPARLSPPLHGSAAGTEHPLARRVRSDPGGRLLAASYPLYANGLGAHLPGLPSDSSASSSSSSSSSSSSSCSSSGVRRKGSRDCSVCFESEVIAALVPCGHNLFCMECANRICEKTEPQCPVCHSAVTQAIRIFS; encoded by the exons ATGCCCAGCTCGCTTTTTGCAGACATGGAGAGGaacgggagcggcggcggcggcggtggtggtggtggtggcggGGGAGAGACCCTGGATGACCAAAGAGCCCTTCAGATCGCCCTGGATCAGCTCTCCTTGCTGGGGCTGGACAACGACGAGACGGGCTCCATTTACGACAACGAGCCTCGGAAAAAGAGCGTGAACATGACTGAATGCGTCCCGGTGCCCAGCTCGGAACATGTCGCTGAGATAGTGGGGAGACAAG GTTGTAAAATCAAAGCTCTGCGGGCAAAGACCAACACCTACATCAAGACCCCGGTTCGCGGGGAGGAGCCGCTCTTTGTTGTGACGGGCAGAAAGGAAGATGTGGCCATGGCCCGCAGGGAGATCATCTCTGCGGCCGAGCACTTCTCCATGATCCGAGCCTCGCGGAACAAGAACACGGCCCTGAACGGCACCGTTCCCGGCCCCCCGAACCTGCCCGGCCAAACCACCATCCAGGTGCGGGTGCCTTATCGCGTGGTGGGCTTGGTCGTGGGGCCTAAGGGGGCCACCATCAAGCGCATCCAGCAACAGACGCACACGTACATCGTGACCCCGAGCCGGGACAAGGAGCCGGTCTTTGAGGTGACCGGCATGCCAGAGAACGTGGACCGGGCCCGGGAGGAGATCGAGGCGCACATCGCCATGCGCACCGGCGGCATCATCGAGCTGACGGACGAGAACGACTTCCACGCCAACGGCACGGACGTGGGCTTCGAGCTGAACGGCACGGGCAGCCTCTGGAGCAAGCCCACGCCGCCCAGCATCACACCCACCCCGGGCCGCAAGCCCTTCTGCAACTACCGCAACGACAGCTCCAGCTCGCTGGGCAGCGCCTCCACCGACTCCTACTTCGGGGGCGGCACCGGGGGGGGCGGCAGCGCCCGCCTGGCCGACTACAGCCCCCCGAGCCCGGCGCTGAGCTTCTCGCACAAcggcaacaacaacaacaacagcgCCAACGGCTACGTGTacggcgggggcggcggcgacGTCCTCTCCTCCCCGGACTGCTGCTCCGAGCTGCCCTTCGACTCGCCGCCCGGCTTCGACCtggcgcccgccccgccgcccggggccgccctCCTCTGGCCGCAGTTcgagcgcggccccgccgctccgcccTCGCCCGCTCCctcgcccgccgccgccgccgccttccCGGGCGCCGCGCCCGCCAATGCCAACCTGGCGCTGCTGGTGAGCGGCCCCCGGCGCggcgccgccccgcccccggcgcgGCTCTCCCCGCCCCTGCACGGCAGCGCGGCCGGCACCGAGCACCCGCTGGCGCGGCGGGTGCGCAGCGACCCCGGCGGGCGGCTGCTGGCCGCCTCCTACCCGCTGTACGCCAACGGGCTGGGCGCCCACCTGCCCGGGCTGCCCTCCGACTCGTCCgcctcgtcctcctcctcctccagctcctcgtccagctcctcctgctcctcctccggCGTGCGGCGGAAGGGCAGCCGCGACTGCTCGGTGTGCTTCGAGAGCGAGGTGATCGCGGCGCTGGTGCCCTGCGGCCACAACCTCTTCTGCATGGAGTGCGCCAACCGCATCTGCGAGAAGACGGAGCCGCAGTGCCCCGTGTGCCACAGCGCCGTCACCCAGGCCATCCGCATCTTCTCCTGA